The window TACACTGCTCTGGAGTGAACTTGTAAGCACCATGAGAAGTACCGATAGAGATAGCCAATGAGTCGCAACCTGTACGAGTAGCGAAATCAACAACCTCCTCTGGCTTTGTATAGTGAGAAACCTCAGCTACAACGTCATCCTCAACACCAGCAAGTACACCGAGCTCAGCCTCAACAGTTACGTCGAACTGGTGAGCATACTCAACAACCTTCTTTGTCAAAGCGATATTCTCCTCATATGGAAGAGAAGAACCGTCGATCATTACAGAAGAGAAACCGAAGTCTACACAACTCTTGCAAGTCTCGAAGCTATCACCATGATCAAGGTGAAGTGCAATCTCTGGATGGTGGCAACCCAACTCCTTAGCATACTCTACTGCACCTTCTGCGAGGTAACGAAGAAGAGTCTGGTTAGCATACTTACGAGCACCCTTAGAAACCTGAAGGATAACTGGTGACTTCAAATCAGAAGAAGCCTTGATGATAGCCTGAAGCTGCTCGAGGTTATTGAAGTTGAATGCTGGGATAGCGTAACCGCCGTCAATTGCTCTCTTGAACATATCACGTGTGTTCACGAGACCTAATTTCTTGTAATCTACTGCCATAATTTCTTTTATCTTTTAAAATTAATAAGTCTATACCTATTTACACATGCAAAAGTACGGTTTTATTTTCTGATAGCCAAAACATACCACATATTTAATAAACCTAAAGTGTTAAAATCCGTAATAAAGGGCAATAGTTTTCGGAATAAAAGACAATTAGGCTTATTAGACATGACTGCCTAATAAGCCTAACCAAACATTTATCTGATAAATAAATTACTTCTCAGCTGGTTCAATAACACGCCAAATTACTGACGCGAGTGCACCACCAGCAAATGGACCTACGATAAAGATCCAAAGATTACTCAATGCTGTTGCAGGACCGCCTGCAAGCTGTGCGAAGATAGCAGGACCAAAGGAACGTGCTGGGTTTACAGATGTACCTGTATAACGGATACATACAAGGTGAACAAGGATAAGTGACAAGCCGATTGCTAAACCTCCGAACTTACCAGTTGTGCCGTTAGTCTTTGAAGTTGCACCTAATACAACGAGTACAAACACACAAGTAAAGATAATCTCTGCGAGCAAACCACTTGCTACACTAATACCATCTTGCAAACCATTTGCACCTAAACCAGCACCTGCAGCAGCAAAACCGCTACCTGCATTGGTTACAAGAAGGAACAATAAAGCTGCACCAATCAAGCCACCAATAAACTGGAACAACATGTACATAGCACAATCCTTTGCACTCATACGACCGCTTAGGAATACACCAAGTGTAATTGCTGGGTTGATGTGGTAACCTGAGATACCACCAATAGCGTAAGCCATTGCTATTACTGAAAGACCAAATGCCATTGCTGTACCAACTACTGCAGCCTGATTGTTTACTGGGTCACAACCCAAAGATACTGCTGCACCACATCCCATGAGGACTAATACCATTGTGCCGATCATTTCGGCTAAATACTTCTTCATAACTCTCTACAATTAATTAATATTATTCTTTTAGTTTAAAATGCCTTTGAAACGGTTAATTCTCCATACAAAAACAAACGTTCACGATTTATTGTTTTCACCTTGCACTTTTTAAAACTTATTGTTTTATATCAATTAAAACGCTGTCTTTAATCCACAAAAAGCCTTACCTTTGCAAATAGATTAATATTACTTGATAATAATGAGTCGTCACCCATAAGGGAGATTACAAAGAAAAAGTATTCAAACTATATGAAGTATAAAATGATTGTGCTCGATTTGGACGGCACACTGACCAATAATAAAAAGGAAATTACACCACGTACAAAACAAGCCCTCATGCAAGCACAAGCTGCAGGAGTACATGTCGTATTGGCATCTGGGCGTCCTACCTACGGAATAGTCCCTTTAGCAGAAGAGTTGAAACTAAAAGATAATGGTGGATATATCCTTGCTTTCAACGGAGGAAAGATTATCGACTGCACCAACAACGAAGTTCTTTTTGAACAGAAGTTGGACGAACAGCTTGTACCTATCCTCTTTCAAGAAGCCAAAAAAGCAGGAATGGAAATCCTAACCTATCAAGGTGAGGGCATTGCCGCTACTAATAAAGATGATGAATACGTACAACACGAGGCTTTCATCAATAAGATGCCTGTCATGCAATATGACGACTTCCTCAATCAGTTGGTCTATCCTATCAACAAATGTTTGATTGTTGGCGACCCTACCCCACTCTACGAGTTAGAGATAAGATTAGCCAAAGAGTTGGAAGGAAAGATGGATGTCTATCGTTCTGCCGATTTCTTCCTTGAATGTGTACCACTTGGTATCGACAAGGCACGCTCTCTCGACCGTCTTATCTCGTCGCTCGGTATCAGCCATGAAGAGGTTATTGCTTGTGGCGATGGTTATAACGACCTTAGCATGATTCGCTTTGCCGGACTTGGCGTTGCTATGGCTAACGCAGCAGAAAACATTCGAAGTGAGGCTGACTTCGTTACCTTATCAAATGAAGAAGATGGTGTTGCTCACGTCATTGAACGCTTTATTCTCTCACCAGAGAACATGAATTAAGAGGATATCTTCTACGAACAACTCATCTGCTTATTAGTCGCATTGCAAACTATTTTCACACAGTTCAAAACCAACACATGCTCTTTTTGCTTCTAAAAGACGCCTAATTGCCTTGTAAAAGGTGCCCTTTAAGACCCTTACTAACGCCCTTTTGAAGTCCAATTAAGCACCTTTTACTTTACGGCTTTGTAACTAATTGAATACATGACACTTATAAAGGCAACGAAAATAGCCGTTTTTACCCTAAGGATAAGGTAAAAACGGCTATTGAATTGTAAATAAATTTATAAGCAAACAAGCGGTTTGGACTACAATATGAAAGGGATATCACTCAAATACGATTGGGATTTAAGACTCCTTTCAACAAGAATGTAGCATTCTGATTACGTGCAACTCCCTTTGTAATCTTATACGAGTAAGTGATATTCTCGCCTAACTCAATCTCAAAACAATAGTTATGGAAACGCCCGACATATTCCTCTTCCATCTTTGAGAGTTCAAGGTCGTGCGTGGCGATAACACCTGTCACATTGCGCTCAGCGATATATTGTAAGAAAAGACGAGAGCCATTCAACTTGTCGAGGGAGTTTGTTCCCTTCAATATCTCGTCCAAAATAATCAGACTTGGTACGTCATCACGCAACGAGCCTAACAACTTTTTTAAACGAAGCAGTTCTGCATTGAAATAAGAGATACCATGAGTGAGGTCGTCTGTGGTGCGCATACTCGTGAAAAGATGAAACACTGAAACCTTCAAGTGGTCAGCAAAAACAGGCAAACCATTCATCGCTAAGAGGTAATTTATACCCAACGAGCGCAGGAAGGTACTCTTACCTGCCATATTCGCACCCGTAACAATATAATACTCATGATCATGGATTGTGAAGTCGTTTGCAACAGCCTTCTCACTAAGGAATGGATGATAAAGATTTTTCGCCTCATAAACCACCTTATTATCCTCGCTGATTTCTGCCTGTACTGCCCTATCTTCATTCAGTCGATAATTACCCATTGACACCAAAGCATCAAAGAGATTCAGACTATCAACCCACTCATTCGTGCGCTGTTCATACGTATGCTGCCAGCGAAGGAAGAGTCTTACGATAGCGATGTCGATTAAGGCAAAACTGTTGAAGATAAAGACACCCACCTCGTTACTTCTGTTATCAATCTTTTGTAAGATAAGTTCTAATTGTTCGAAAGACTCCTCTGCTCCCGCAAGTTTTTCTTTCAACGTTTGAAGTTCAGCCGACTTAAACTCAGTCGTGTTAATCAACTTCAATACTTGCAAGTAACCATCTACCTGTGCGTGTACCTTTGCTATCAACTCGGAAATCACACGCATGTGCTTATGTCCACAAAGGAAAGAGAACATGAAGTTGAACATTCCCCACCATAGAGGGAGTAAAGAAGGGACTAATCCCATAACGGAAAGCACGATACTCGCGTAGAAACCGAGTAAGTCGGCATAACAGAAATAACGTAACAGTGGGTTATGGAAAATCTTTGGAAAGCTCTGACGATGAACATCCGTCAATGCTTTCAACACTTCTTCCGTATTGATTCGTTCTTTTACGCCTAAAGATTTGAATTCTGACAAGAATGGTTCTGCCTTCCCTAATTCATCAACAGAAGCCATTCGCTGACGTATCTGCCCAACAAGTTCCTCCCTTTTCGCATGTCCCCACTCCGTAGATAGACAAGCTGCCAACTGGTCACTACCACCGGTAGAAATGGTGCGATTCATCCTTTGAAACAGCGAACCTGCACCGAAAACATCCATATCAAAGGTATAAGGATGTTGCGGATTGACATATTGTTCACCAGCCTCAAAGCCTGAGAAGTTGCCATTTAGATAGTCTATCTCATTCTGATAAACACGCTGCAAAGCCTCTGCCGTCTTTATCTTTCGGTCGTTCAGCACGTCACGACGCCGAATATAAAGATAAAAACATAAGGCAGCCAAGGCACAAAGAAGTGTCCAAGCTGAATCTGCCAATAAGGTATAGAGAACTACAAAACCAATGGCAACTAAAAAAGAACCGATTTCTGTCAAGATAAAAACACGACTACGGTTACGGAGAGAGACGAGCACATTGCCCGTCTCTTCTGCTTTACGCTGATACAAATCTGTCAAACTTTTATTCATAGCACAACAAGTATAAAATCAGGGGGACTTTATTGTGTCACCACCTCTTTGCTCACACGACCATCACTGTACTTTACAATATTGATACCCTTTTGTGGAGTCGTGACACGACGACCGTCAAGTGTGTAGCGTGCTATCTCAACAGCGGTATCTTTTCTTTCTGAAACGGTAGAGATTGCAGTGGTGTTTGGCTCAGAGATCGTACACTTGGCAGCATTCTCAATGCGCCCAGTAGTCTTATTAATCAGCAGAACGCAGACTTTCAACTTCGACTTGTCTTGTATTATCTTCTTATTAGAAATATTCTTAAAGATATATGTATGGCTCTGGGGTTCGTCTGCCTTAATCGGAGTATTGATATAGCCTGTCAAAGGTGCTTTTACTCCTTCTGCAGCAATGGCAACAAAGTTATTTTCAAGATTACGAATATCTCGAGGAGCATCAATAAAATAATCGAATTCTTTTGTAATACCACGATCAGCCGTACTACCTGAATAATTGTTGTATTGTACCCAGTTAGGATTAGACATACCATCTTCCGTCAGCACATAAGCAAAGCCATAAGGGGCTTCATCTCGATTCACACAGAAAGTGACACAGGGAGTTACTGTAATATTGTTCTTTTCCTTATCCCATACAGCTGATACGGCAATGTCCATATCTGCTCCTTTTGATCGTTCCTCTTCAAACTCAGTTTGTGCTTTGAAATAACCCAGTAAAAGATTTCTATTCATATCAAGTGAAGGGCGACTTCTGTAATCTGTAGCTTTCCATGCATAGTCTGTACAAGTTAACGGATCAGCTCTACCTCCAGTATGGATAGCAATACCAATGAAGTCTTCACCATATTTATGTGCCAAATTCTCCATAAGTGCAATACCACGTGGACAAAATCCACACCACATTCCAGTGTATTCTTCAACTACAACTTTTCTATGAGGCACCTTTGTAACAGTTACTCTCGGAAGTGTTGCATAGTTGATTGTAGCACTATTCAACTCTCCGTTTACCTTTGTAATTGTAAACAAAAGGTCGGTTTCTGACAACTGAGTATATGGTGGGACATCTATCTCTATCGTTGTTCCCTCCATGCGGTTCAATGGTTCTGTAAGGACATAATTCTTCGACATCAGCTCCTTGCCATTGAAAGAAAGTGTATAATCGAAGTCACGAATAGCAGTTCTACCGTAATTGGAAACTGTGATTTTTCCTTTTACACTCTTTGCCGTGATAGGGACATATACCTTCTGTCCTGAAGAAGGAATAAGACTATAAGTTTGAGCATTGACGTTCACGGCATAAAAGAACACAGCAATAAGCGCAATAAACTGTATATAAAACTTATGTAACATATTAAGTTATGGGTTACTAAATTATATGCTTAACGAACAACATACTTCTTTGTAGAAGCAATACCTTTCTGCTTCACAATGTAAACACCCTTAGGGAGATTTGACAAAGACGTGAGTTGCTTATGCAACAACACACCCTGAGTATTGTAAACATCGTAAGTAAGACCCTTCTGTGATGCTACCGAAGCAATACCTGCTGCATTAGTATCAAACTTAACAGTAATTGATGGGCCCTCCTTCTCTTTATCAGAACCGAGTTCTTTTACTTTAAGTTTCAGCGTAATTGTACAATTCTCTCTTTCACCATACGTATGTTCTATCTCAACTGTTTCTTTTTCAAGACCTATAGACAACAGTTTAGTGCCTACTTCATAAGTTCCTGGATCTGGATTAATAGTACAATTTTCATACGCACAAACCTTCACTTCACCTTCATCTATTTCGTTAATAGTATAGGAAAGAGAAACATTCTGGGGTTTATCAGTCTTATTCTGAATAAACACCTTTCCTGCAATTTCAAACCCTTCAAAAGGAAATTCTGTTGTAACTGCCTTATTCAAGACAACAACAGTGCCGTTAGGAATAACTCTACCTTGCTCATCGAGGAAGGCAACATCATTTGTACTTGTCTGTGCCTGTGCACTAACAAAAAGACTGGTCAGCAGACCAATAAACACGAGTAAACGTAACTTCATATTGAGTTTTTTAATATTAATATTCTTAATTGATTATGATTATTTTATGAGAGCGAAACCTTTTGGCGCACAGCCTGCAAGACTCCGCTATCATTATAGAAGAAACCTACTATCCATGCATTCTTTGGTACGACTCCGTCAGGGAGAGTGTAAGTCGTTTTCTCCTTATGAACACTCTTTGTAGAGAGCGTTAGTTCCGTTCCCCATTCCCCATTAATAGCAGCGCGAAAGACATGATTATGCACATATTCCTTATCCACTTTATTGTTTGGGAACATCTGTGGAGCAACGATACTATCCTCAACTAAC is drawn from Prevotella melaninogenica and contains these coding sequences:
- a CDS encoding class II fructose-bisphosphate aldolase, coding for MAVDYKKLGLVNTRDMFKRAIDGGYAIPAFNFNNLEQLQAIIKASSDLKSPVILQVSKGARKYANQTLLRYLAEGAVEYAKELGCHHPEIALHLDHGDSFETCKSCVDFGFSSVMIDGSSLPYEENIALTKKVVEYAHQFDVTVEAELGVLAGVEDDVVAEVSHYTKPEEVVDFATRTGCDSLAISIGTSHGAYKFTPEQCTRDPKTGRLVPPPLAFDVLAAIEKQLPGFPIVLHGSSSVPQEYVDIINEHGGKMPNAVGIPEEQLRQAAKSAVCKINIDSDSRLAFTAGVRQTFDEHPEYFDPRQYCGKAREYMEELYKHKITDVLGSENKLANLD
- a CDS encoding MIP/aquaporin family protein: MKKYLAEMIGTMVLVLMGCGAAVSLGCDPVNNQAAVVGTAMAFGLSVIAMAYAIGGISGYHINPAITLGVFLSGRMSAKDCAMYMLFQFIGGLIGAALLFLLVTNAGSGFAAAGAGLGANGLQDGISVASGLLAEIIFTCVFVLVVLGATSKTNGTTGKFGGLAIGLSLILVHLVCIRYTGTSVNPARSFGPAIFAQLAGGPATALSNLWIFIVGPFAGGALASVIWRVIEPAEK
- a CDS encoding Cof-type HAD-IIB family hydrolase, yielding MKYKMIVLDLDGTLTNNKKEITPRTKQALMQAQAAGVHVVLASGRPTYGIVPLAEELKLKDNGGYILAFNGGKIIDCTNNEVLFEQKLDEQLVPILFQEAKKAGMEILTYQGEGIAATNKDDEYVQHEAFINKMPVMQYDDFLNQLVYPINKCLIVGDPTPLYELEIRLAKELEGKMDVYRSADFFLECVPLGIDKARSLDRLISSLGISHEEVIACGDGYNDLSMIRFAGLGVAMANAAENIRSEADFVTLSNEEDGVAHVIERFILSPENMN
- a CDS encoding MutS-related protein, whose amino-acid sequence is MNKSLTDLYQRKAEETGNVLVSLRNRSRVFILTEIGSFLVAIGFVVLYTLLADSAWTLLCALAALCFYLYIRRRDVLNDRKIKTAEALQRVYQNEIDYLNGNFSGFEAGEQYVNPQHPYTFDMDVFGAGSLFQRMNRTISTGGSDQLAACLSTEWGHAKREELVGQIRQRMASVDELGKAEPFLSEFKSLGVKERINTEEVLKALTDVHRQSFPKIFHNPLLRYFCYADLLGFYASIVLSVMGLVPSLLPLWWGMFNFMFSFLCGHKHMRVISELIAKVHAQVDGYLQVLKLINTTEFKSAELQTLKEKLAGAEESFEQLELILQKIDNRSNEVGVFIFNSFALIDIAIVRLFLRWQHTYEQRTNEWVDSLNLFDALVSMGNYRLNEDRAVQAEISEDNKVVYEAKNLYHPFLSEKAVANDFTIHDHEYYIVTGANMAGKSTFLRSLGINYLLAMNGLPVFADHLKVSVFHLFTSMRTTDDLTHGISYFNAELLRLKKLLGSLRDDVPSLIILDEILKGTNSLDKLNGSRLFLQYIAERNVTGVIATHDLELSKMEEEYVGRFHNYCFEIELGENITYSYKITKGVARNQNATFLLKGVLNPNRI
- a CDS encoding thioredoxin family protein, giving the protein MLHKFYIQFIALIAVFFYAVNVNAQTYSLIPSSGQKVYVPITAKSVKGKITVSNYGRTAIRDFDYTLSFNGKELMSKNYVLTEPLNRMEGTTIEIDVPPYTQLSETDLLFTITKVNGELNSATINYATLPRVTVTKVPHRKVVVEEYTGMWCGFCPRGIALMENLAHKYGEDFIGIAIHTGGRADPLTCTDYAWKATDYRSRPSLDMNRNLLLGYFKAQTEFEEERSKGADMDIAVSAVWDKEKNNITVTPCVTFCVNRDEAPYGFAYVLTEDGMSNPNWVQYNNYSGSTADRGITKEFDYFIDAPRDIRNLENNFVAIAAEGVKAPLTGYINTPIKADEPQSHTYIFKNISNKKIIQDKSKLKVCVLLINKTTGRIENAAKCTISEPNTTAISTVSERKDTAVEIARYTLDGRRVTTPQKGINIVKYSDGRVSKEVVTQ
- a CDS encoding T9SS C-terminal target domain-containing protein, whose translation is MKLRLLVFIGLLTSLFVSAQAQTSTNDVAFLDEQGRVIPNGTVVVLNKAVTTEFPFEGFEIAGKVFIQNKTDKPQNVSLSYTINEIDEGEVKVCAYENCTINPDPGTYEVGTKLLSIGLEKETVEIEHTYGERENCTITLKLKVKELGSDKEKEGPSITVKFDTNAAGIASVASQKGLTYDVYNTQGVLLHKQLTSLSNLPKGVYIVKQKGIASTKKYVVR